The genome window tatatatatatatatatatatgttaaactCATGGTTTATGCATATATAATGCACCGCAACAAAAGTCgagtcatatatatataactttatCACATACAAATGCGCGGCAATGAATGAAACAATATACCGTTGAAATTGTTGTGGGCCAAGtttatcttcttcaacattgtTAAGTTCCCTAATTGTCTTGGTATCCCACCTGTTATGTATGCCAAAGAGTTagaatatatttgaatatatgtTAGGTTTTGTTTAGCTACTGTTTTTAGCTTTCCTTGACAAACATATAATCTCATATGTATAATCAAGCTCAAAGAATTTAGGCTAGTTTAAGTTAGTGCTAAGTTGACTACATTGGCTGAGATCAACTTCATAATTGCCCAATGCAATCAACCTTATATATGCATTGCATGCATTATAGTATTCTTCAACATGCATCATTAGTTGTCATGTATGTAATTCCTCATAGCTCATCTTTAGAAAATAGGACTTGGGCATTTGCTGGAAAGTTAAAGTACATTGAAGAGCTTATGAGGCTACAAAATCAAGATAATTTGTGCATTCATTTATAATGGgcataattaagaaaatcatcaTCTGCATCACAATTCTTTGTCTAAATGACCAGTCATATAGGCCAAATGTTTCCAGCACGGGATTTTTAATCAAAGTGACGTTTTCTAATTtgtcaattttaaaaaatcacgtGAGCTTATTTTTTAAGCCATCTGTGGTCTGTTAATTAACCATTTGTCCTATTCTAGCTCTTATCATTAGCTACCATGTGTTTTTTAAGGATGCCTTAATTTATCAAAAGGGTGGATGATGGTAGAGGGCAACCAACACTTTCATTTGGGATTGTTGAGAGGCATTTTGTTGGCCTTACCATTTTCAATGGGAGGGGTTCATGGGTTCTTGAGAGCTGGGTTTTTCAacgaaaaaaattattttccagATTCTATTTCAATGGTCTAAAATCTTAAGCACTCGTGCATTTTAGAAAGTTTTGAGAGTTTCTCACTTTTCTGCATTCTCTATGTGAGATCTGAGTTTTTCATTATGAGATcttgaaaattatttttctaaaatatgCTTCGATCTTTGAAACTTTCGTCACCCTTTGAGAATTTTTTGAGAGTAAAACTTATACTATGCATTCTTTACTTTGTGAAGTATGTGTTGTTCATTatgagattttgaaaattggtttttaaaatatgttcTAATCCTTGAAATCTATTTccttaagagagagagagagagagagttttgagagctttttcttcctctgcaCTTTCTTCTCTAAGTGAGGTTGTGATTTTAAAATGAggttttagattttaaaatctACTTTGGTTTAGAAATCCGCATCTATGAGAATCATATACGATATCATCTAAATCTAGGTAAGATTCTTTGTTGGTTTCTTTAAGAgcatggtttcttgaagaaattgactCTTCCATTTTAGAATCTATAGTTCTCTGATATGTTACTGTCCTGAGCTAAGTTGTGGTGCCATGGGGTGAAGAAGCTGATGGACTAGCTGTCATTTCCATAAAGAACAAGTTACTAACTAAGTTTGGAGAAGAAGGTTGCACAAGGAGGTAGTGCTCATTTCCTAAATAGACCTAGGATCGTTTGAGCTTGTGATTACTTTTTCTGTAAGAATCTTCTTgacttagtggattgcctggtcggaGTAATGCCCCCAATTTTTTCCAATGCTGCATTTCTAGGTGAATATTATCTATGAAATGTTGATAAATGTTCACACACCTTTTACTCGTTGCTAGAATAGGGGATGCCTAAATTGACGGGTCTTTCTaagtgcctaggttgtcacgTAGTTATCTTATAGGCTTGCAAGTTCttatatttgatttgtgaAGAGTATGTGTTTTGCTTGTCTGTTTATAGGTCTATGACTAGTATTTGACTAGTCATATTGTTACTAAGAATGGTATATCATTGTTGCATTGGTGTTTTAATTTACCCTCttcacctaagtaccaatttcaatatataatcTACTCACTTGCAACTCAAATAGTATAAACACAAATTCATGCCTTTTTTTATTACGGAAGCATTTTTGCTCATCAATTTAACCCAATGTGTACCTCACCACCATTCTCAAAATTTGACATATGTCCTTGATTATAACCATAGTTaaggtattttattttcaaatgtttttaaatcttttaaagtatttgaaattattagatgagagagttttttttttttctttttctaaatgttattttaatattattatcgggtttttttaaattaagggtaattacaattttgattattagGATTATggtcttatttaattttgttcaccGCACTTTcgatttttcaattttggtcATCACACCTTGTATCGTTAGCAAATCAAGTCCAATGAAGATATTCCATCAATTAAGACGCAACACATGCGTGCGCGCAGAGGCAATATTGCCCTTTCGCCCCTAACCCAACTCTCTCCCTCTGCAACCGTATGCTTTCTCTTCCCCGTTCTCCCTCTACAACTTCTCCATCCTCCCCCACAATCTCTCAATCTTCAAAGCACTACTTTCCATTAAAACACTGCAATTGAGGACAACGATCCAAACAAATCCCACACAATGCACGCCAAGATCGACTACTAGCCTCGCTCCATCGTCCCCCACTGTCACTCCTCCATCGGCCGCCACTCATGCGAGTCCTCCTCCACCCTGTTCTCCGAGTCCCTCAAAATCATCAACTTTTATACATATAGCTTCTCCATCCATGTGTCTGTGTATTATTCCCATTTCAATTCATTCCTCTCCCAATTTAGGGTTCTTTATTTGTgatagagaaaagaaaaaggaacgcTTGTGAATGAATTcagaaattatttaattttcctttGTGGTAGATCCTATAGCTAGCtaccaaagaaacaaaattgttgGCTACTTGCTTGGTGTTCTAGGTTggtttatctttttcttccaGCTGTGGACGATGTTGGTAGTGTAGAGGAATTTTGTTGCTTCATCAATTggttttgatcttcttctttaattccAAAAAGTTGTGCGTCAAGGAAGATTCTTAGGTCGgtttggttcatggaaaaAGAGACTTGGAGATGGGAaatcaattattttctcatgtttggtaagtccaggcATAGGAAATCGTTGTCTGGCCCATGGGAAAGTAGGGGGAAAGTGAAGTCATCCTTCCagcttgagttttgttttccctcctcatgggaaaatttggggaaattaaccaacattaaatacacatttcccatgactattttgtccccattaacaatttagaattacaatatatcattaaatgcagtctttttttatttaatttaatatgggtataattgaaaatttgtacaaactttgttttccattcttACTCAAAACAAGCataggaaaggaaataaagtgttATCTCCAATTATTTTCCTAGCATGACCAAATGTGGGAAATGAATCTTTCATTTCCCATCCCTTGTgaaatgacatgggaaattatttcccctcaaattcattCCATGAACCAAATGGGGCCTTAGGGAATAGGAATTGGATGAGGGTGGGAGAAACGGGGATGGTGGTtgggttgttttttttatttcttttaggtttttttaaattttatttattaatggtTAAATAGTGGAAGTACAATTTTGCCCCTGCACGCACTTAGCACGTGCAATTAAACTGACGGAATTAAGAGATATGACTTGATTTGTTGATGATGCAAAGTGTGATGACCAAAATCGGAAAATTGAAAGTGCAGTGACAAACATTAAATTCGACCCCAACCCCATGACCAAAATTGTAACTACCccttttaattactttaaagACTTAAAAACAAATAGTTAATCATGATTATAACAATGGACAGatatcaaattttgaaaagggTAGTGAGAAGAAACACTTGTGTGCAACAGGGCTATGTCATGCATAATAACTTTTTCACTTGGCATAGTGTGATTGATCGaggatagcaaaacagtgttatTCTTGTTTCAATATTAGTTTTTCTGAATATGGATGATATACATTAGGTTCGaatggtgagcaaaaatgtaCCCTCTTTTATTACTAGCTGCAACCGAAAATTAAAACAGGTGCATGCCATGTAGGATTAGTTGTTGTCCATATTATTCATTCTTTATAATTCATGCATTAGATCCCAATACCCAACGAGtctttatgaaaaatataatctATTCAAGTGAGAATTTTTTAGTACTGGATGAGCtgcaataaagaaaaaatgtgGCTAATTTTCcaaggaaaaagaacaaatcGGAATAATTTAGCTTATTTATAGATTAATAACAAGATGTTAAAAGGTAATAATCAATCAACAATATAGTGTAGATAACTTGTTGATACATACGTACCTGATAGCTGATTGTTGCTTAGATCAATTTCTTGCAGTGCATTTAAGTTGAAGATAGCCGAAGGTATGGAACCTGAATTTAGAACGGACACATACCATGTAGAATTAATTATTTCTCATATATTATTAATGATTTACTATCTATGTCATTATCCCCCAATACCCAACAagtttttttcatatatagcCTTCGCCTATATGTAGTCCCTAGTTTCATTAATGTAAGTTTTGTACAAACtttcaaatatattatataaaataaaataaaaatccaacaTGAATAGACCCAACTACCCTCACaattaaaaaccaaatataTAATCTCTTTAAAGTGAGAGTTCTTTAGTATTGCATGACCTGCAAGTAATAAAAACGGAGTCTAATtttctaaagaaaaaagaacaaactGGACTTATAGATTAATATCAAAATGTTTAAAACGTAATGATAGACCAACAGTAGAGTCTAGATAACCTGTTGACACATACGTACCTGATAGTTGGTTAATGCTTAGATCAATTACTTGTAGCGTAGATAAGTTGAAGATAGTCGCAGGTATGGAACCTGAAAAATTGTTACCATACAAATAGAAGCTTTGAAGTTTGGGGAAGGACCCAAACCACGATGGAATGGATCCCATAAAATTGTTGTATGCAAAGTCAATCAACTTCAGCCGACGCAAATAAGACAATTCATGTGGCAAGGTGCCATGGAAACTGTTGTTTTCGAAGTGCAGTTCAACAAGGAATGAGAGGTTGCCTAAGTGTGGTGGAATGGTGCCAATAAAACCCATGTATGAGAGATTCAATGATGCTACTCTGAGATGGCGAGCACCACAAGTAACGCCAACCCAGTTGCAGGCGGAGGTGGTGGTTGACCAGTTGACCAAGATGTTGTGAGGGTCACTGGTGATATGGGATCTCAGAGCAAGAAGAGCGGCCTGGTCCGTGGTGATGTTGGTTTGTGTTGCATCTGTGCCGATAGTTAATTCAGCCATATATAGAGAACTGTACTGCAGCACCAGCAAGAACGTGATTGACAAGAGGAAATGACTTCTCTCCTCCATGAGCACCGAAAACAGAGAAGTTTTCCTTCCAACTGCAAAGtgtgtttcctttttctttttttcgcaatcgaaaattgaaatcattgaATAATAGTAGTTGCAAACAGAGACAAGTTGGCAATGAGTGGGGCACATGATTGCACCGTGAGGGATGGAATCCTTGTCCTAAAGGCATCTATTTCCGAGACGGCACGGCGTTTCCCCTATGCAACGACGAAGACTTAGGAAGAATTGACAATTGGGCATCCTCTTTCTGCACATCTTCTTCACAAATGTACGGGAACTTTACAACCACAGATAAAACGCCCATGTGTCCCAACCAATGCTTTAAGCTCTTAGGCCACCAGCTTCCAAACCCCATTTCTAAAAGTTGAATCCATTTGTGGACAAAatgattatttgaaaaattggTGAAAATCTGAATACGAACAGACATGTttattgtaaaaagaaaataagcatACGGCTCTGGTCCATGGGACAATTGGTGTAAACAGAAAGGATGAAGCTTCAGATCCAAAATCCAATCTTTCCGTCCCCTCCCTATGCACCAAATTCTCCATCTCTATCACATGGTTGCACCGTGAGGGATGGAATCCATGTAACCCTACCTCATTTCTTTCATTATAGTCAAGTGAAAGAGAGGGGACATGCGAAATGCGTATAGATGGGGAGTAGTTTGAGTGAAACTATATTTGTAGGATTGCAAGTAATATAACAAGTCTTTGAGAGTTGTTTGTAGGTCAATTTCCATAAGTGTAGTGCTATTTGTATTACATTTGCTGATCAAATTGCTGATCACCTCTATGTAAGTCCCATATACATTAGATGGTACaaatagtattattatttctaTAAAGACATTAATCATAGCAAGTAGTAAGGTATATTGCAATCACGGCTAAAACTCATCGAGCAAGTATCCCGACATTAAATTTAAGTTTAATAAATATATGGGTTTCAGAGAGATTGGCGAAGAATTTAATTATCAAGTTAGCTCCTTTGGTGATTTGGAAACCACAAGTGGGGATggaatcaaattaattaattgacatTTGAACATGACATGAAAGGAATTGAAACTGACCTTAGAAAAGCCAACGGCCTTGTGAGAATTTTGCGTGGTTCACTCCAATTAATATTGTAGGACTTTGTCAGAATTTGGTGGCTAAACTCCAACATTGTAGATACCTCTAAAAAAGCAGAAAAACTTATATAAAACAGAGATAGCATTGTTTTGCTATTCTCAACTAATTACAAATTGCCACATGAAAAAGTTATCACGGATGACATCATGATTGGccgaaaatagcaaaataatgTTATCCCCGTTTCACATAAATGTTTCTCCTAAAAGAGACTTAATAGAAGCAATCCTAAGATACCATGTTAGTCAATGAGAACAtctaagaagaaaataaaccaAGATTGCTGATTCTGAttagaaaagaacaaaacttaAGGGCACGTTTGTTTAGGAAGATTTGTATTTGAGAgtccaagttccaaatcttTATGTTTAGGACAAGTTTCATGGAGTTGATTTGAATTTAGATAAAATCTAGTGTGAATTTGAGAATCTGTAATACCAAATAATACATTAATGAAACgacatttaacaaaaatatcacCATTACGGGCATTGGACCTCAAGGACATGTTTAGTAGGCCTCATTGGATTGGACTAGTGTTTTGTGCTTGTGGTGGGTGGTATTTCTTCATTGAGTTtgtatttcttcattttttgctTCAAAAGTATCTAGTTATTCAGGCTCAATGACATCCAAGTCATTCTGCTTTAGGTTTTGGGCAACGACCTCCAAACGGAAGGATCCAAACCGAAAAGATGTTTACTTCCCTTGAGTTAATTAAGGTAAGCAACTCAAGGTTTGTCAGGGAAGAAGATTTATTATATGGAAGATCTTGCATGTCTGTCCGATGGGGTTGATGTGTTTGGTATAACACATTCAGTTTTTGGTCTAGTCATTTGTCAATTCTTGGCATAGGGAAAGCAGCAGTGGAGCTCCCAAGACCCTCCTCTGATACCATACACCAAGTAAGAAAGAAGCTCTGAATTTCTTTATCATGAGGAAGCTCTGAATTTCTTTATCATGACTTGTTCCATCTACATAATattttgtctttaaaattcaaatataccAAAACAAAGCCGCATGACTCAATTGAATCAAAGTGTCATAGGAAGGATGGGACCCATTAATTAAAGCGCTGAACAAGAGGGCTGTTTATTTGAGCAGCAGCAGGAGCAGCATCCTTCAAAAACTTTATCTTGATTTTCTTGAGTGTGGCTACAGCTTCTTCCATATTTATCCTCTCTTCAGGCGATTCTGCACAGCAAGCAAGGGCTAATCTCA of Prunus dulcis chromosome 4, ALMONDv2, whole genome shotgun sequence contains these proteins:
- the LOC117624215 gene encoding probable LRR receptor-like serine/threonine-protein kinase At3g47570 — its product is MAELTIGTDATQTNITTDQAALLALRSHITSDPHNILVNWSTTTSACNWVGVTCGARHLRVASLNLSYMGFIGTIPPHLGNLSFLVELHFENNSFHGTLPHELSYLRRLKLIDFAYNNFMGSIPSWFGSFPKLQSFYLYGNNFSGSIPATIFNLSTLQVIDLSINQLSGTYVSTGYLDSTVGLSLRFKHFSGSIPSAIFNLNALQEIDLSNNQLSGTYVSTSYLHYIVD